GCTGTACCGGACGGCGGCCCGCGCCTACCTCGCGAACGTCGACAACAATGCCTTCCACCGGTCCTGGTGGGACGCGCGGCCGGAGCTGCACCCGGCCCTTGAAGGCTGATGTGGCCTAAGATTCCCGACATTCAGTAACGTAGAGTGATGCTACGATTACCGACATGAAGATCGTAGTGCAGGTCAAGCTGATGCCGGAGGCCGGTCAGGCCTCCGCGCTGTCGGCGACCCTGCTTACGGTCAACGAGGCCGCGAACTGGGTCTCCGATGTGGCGTTCGAGAGACGTGTCCCGCGTGAGTACGAGCTTCGGAAGCACACATACGCCGAATTGAAGGCGCGTGGGCTGGGGGCGCAAGCCGCCCAGCACGTCATCAAGAAGACCCGGGAGGCCTACACCACGCTGAAGGCGAACATCCGCGCCGGGAACCTGGGCAGGCCGGGGTCGAAGCGCAGAGTCAAAGCGGAGTCGAAGCCCATCGCCTTCCGGACCGACTCCGCGCAGCCGTACGACGACCGGTGCCTTTCCTGGCAATACGACGCCGGAACGGTGTCGATCTGGACGACGGCCGGACGGCTCAAGAACGTCCGCTTCGCCTGCTCCCCGGGCGCGCTCAAGACGCTCCGCGAGCACCGCAAGGGCGAGTCCGACCTCATCGAACGCGGCGGCGTGTTCTACCTCGTAGCCGTCTGCGACATCCCCGAGGCCGATCAGTACGAGCCCGGCGGGTTCATCGGCGTCGATCTCGGCATCGCCAACATCGCCACCACGTCCACCGGCTTCCGGGCCGCCGGGCGCGGCCTGAACCGGTACCGGGCCCGGCAAGCCGGCCTACGGAGGAAGCTCCAGGCCAAGGGCACCAAGTCAGCGAAGCGTCTGCTCAAGAGGCGCTCCCGGAAGGAAGCCCGGCACGCCGCCAACGTCAACCACGTCATCTCGAAGACCATCGTCGCCACCGCTGAACGCACCGGCTCCGGTATCGCCCTTGAAGACCTCACGGGCATCCGCAGCCGGGTACGGCACCGCAAGGACCAGCGGACTTCCCTGCATTCGTGGAGCTTCCACCAGCTTGGCCAGTACATCGAGTACAAGGCAAAGCGGGCCGGAGTGCCGCTGGTCTACGTCGATCCGGCGTACACCAGTCAGCAGTGCTCCCAGTGCGGCCATATCGACCGGCGCAACCGCCTGTCACAACCGACGTTCGCCTGCCGGTCCTGCGGGACCCTCATGCACGCGGACGACAATGCGTCCCACAACATCGGCCACAAGGGCCAGACCGTGTGGACCGCGGGGCGTGAGTCACGCGTCCCAGCCACACCGTAAGGGTGTCCGGACGGAGGAGCCCACCTGGCAGCCGGCCAGGCGCTACCTCCAAGCCCGGCCCATCAGGGCAGGGTCAAGTTGACTGGCGGAGGTGATGCACCTCCTGGTCGCCACCGGCGGAAGGAAGGTTGCCGCCTTCCTGACCGTTTTCCTCGGAGTCGTCGGCGGAGGTCTCCCCGCGCAGGTCACGGGCCATCAGCGTCGCTCCGGCGACCGCTCCCGGCATGAGGAGGACGGCGACGAAGGGCACCAGGAAGGCGAGCGTCAGCGGAACGCCGAAGCCCAGGGCGGCCGTCCGGCGCCCGCGGAGCAGCCGCAGCCGCTCCTTCAGCTCGACGCCCCGGCGCTGGAGCGCCACGGCCGTCAGTTCCTCGGTGAGGAAGAAGCCGGAGACGCAGAAGCCGATGGCCGGGACGACGGTCTGGCCGACGACGGGGATGAACCCGCAGGCGAAGAGCAGGACGCCGTAGAGCGCGACCCGCAGCAGGACCCGCAGGCTGTCACGGGCCGAGATCCACAGCTCGCGCCAGAGCGGCAGGCCCGACTCGGGCACCTCGCCGCCCTCGCTGCGGTCGACCTCCTCGGACAGCGACTCGTAGAAGGGCTGGCCGACGAGGAGGGTGACGGCGGTGAAGGTGATGACCGCGAGGAAGAGCCCGAAGGCGAAGACGAGCCCGGTCAGGGTTCCGCGGAAGATGCCGAGCCAGGGCGAGCTCCAGTCGTCGGCGAACGGCGTCGCCCACGCGGCCAGGTCGTCGGCGCCGTAACCGAGGCCGACGAGCGCCCCCGCGTAGAGGACGAGCGTCACGAGCCCGGGCAGCAGCCCGAAGCCGAACCACCGACCGTGCTGTCCGACCCACTTCTGGCCCTGCAACAGGTATCTGAAACCCACCCCGAGATCACGCATGGGGGAAACCCTAACCGTCGGTGGTACGGAAGGACTCCAGGGCCGTGTCGAAGTGACGGCGGGCCTCGGCGGCGCGGCCCACCGGGGCCGAGGCCCACAGGTCGTAGAGGGTGCCGGCCTGCTCCCAGCAGAGGTCGACGGTGTGCCGGGGGCCCTCGGCGCCGGTGAAGCCGTCCCAGGTGAACTCCCAGCGGGCGGCGGGCAGTCCCTTGTGGCGCGTCTCCTCGACCGTGGCGTCGCGGTAGCCCTTGTTGGTCTTCGGCCCGGCCGCGTCGGCGGTGCGCATCACCCCGATCGCCCCGCCGGGCGGGATCGCCCGGATCCTGATCCCGACCCAGACGGCCCCGTCCCCCGTCGTGTAGAAGACCCGCTCGCCGTCGGTCGAGCGGTCCGCCCCGGCGGGCACGGCGAGGGTGAAGCCGCGCTCGTCCCGGACGGCGGTGTATCCGGCGGGGACGGGCGCGGGTGTCGCCGAGGAGCTCCGCCCACCGGTGGGCGAGGGCCCCGCCCCCGCGGGCGGCTCGTCGCGACCGGCGAGCAGCACGGCCACCGTCACCGCCGCGACGGAGGCGGCGACGGCGGCGACGACGAAGGGCAGCGCGAGCCCGCCACGGCGGGAGGGGTCGGCGGGGGCGGCGGCGGGGTGCCGTGGCTCCGGGGTGGTGTCCCTGGCGGTGTCCCGGGCGGTCGGCGGGTGGGGGTCCGGCGCCGGCTGGGGTCCGGCCGCGCACGCGGCGAGCAGGCGGCGGGCCTCGGCGGCGCCCAGGCGGCGGTCCGGGTCGCGTTCGAGGAGGCCCTGGACGACCGGGACGAGCGGTCCCATCCGTTCGGAGGGCCGGATCTCCTCGTACACGATCGCGTGCAGGACGGCGCCGATGGAGTCCCGGCGGAACGGCGACGTGCCCGTCGCCGCCGCGCAGAGCAGCGCGCCGAGCGACCACAGGTCGGAGGCGGGTCCCGCGTCGTCGCCCCGCATCCGCTCGGGTGCCGTGTACTCCGGGGTGCCGATGAAGACGCCGGTGCGGCTGAGCGTCGTCGCGCCGGGGAGGCTGGCGATGCCGAAGTCGGTGAGCACCGCCCTGCCGGTGCCCTCCTCCAGGAGGACGTTGGCGGGTTTCACGTCCCGGTGCAGTACGTCGCGGGCGTGGGCGGCGCACAGCGCGTCGAGCAGGTCGAGCCCGAGCCGCGCGGTCTCTTGCGGGGACAGCACCTCGCCGGCGGCCAGCCGGTCGGCGAGCGAGCCGCCGTCGACGAGCTCCATCACCAGGGCGGGCTGCCCCCGGTGCTCGACGACGTCGTGGACGACGATCACGTGC
This is a stretch of genomic DNA from Streptomyces sp. R44. It encodes these proteins:
- a CDS encoding RNA-guided endonuclease InsQ/TnpB family protein → MKIVVQVKLMPEAGQASALSATLLTVNEAANWVSDVAFERRVPREYELRKHTYAELKARGLGAQAAQHVIKKTREAYTTLKANIRAGNLGRPGSKRRVKAESKPIAFRTDSAQPYDDRCLSWQYDAGTVSIWTTAGRLKNVRFACSPGALKTLREHRKGESDLIERGGVFYLVAVCDIPEADQYEPGGFIGVDLGIANIATTSTGFRAAGRGLNRYRARQAGLRRKLQAKGTKSAKRLLKRRSRKEARHAANVNHVISKTIVATAERTGSGIALEDLTGIRSRVRHRKDQRTSLHSWSFHQLGQYIEYKAKRAGVPLVYVDPAYTSQQCSQCGHIDRRNRLSQPTFACRSCGTLMHADDNASHNIGHKGQTVWTAGRESRVPATP
- a CDS encoding EI24 domain-containing protein gives rise to the protein MRDLGVGFRYLLQGQKWVGQHGRWFGFGLLPGLVTLVLYAGALVGLGYGADDLAAWATPFADDWSSPWLGIFRGTLTGLVFAFGLFLAVITFTAVTLLVGQPFYESLSEEVDRSEGGEVPESGLPLWRELWISARDSLRVLLRVALYGVLLFACGFIPVVGQTVVPAIGFCVSGFFLTEELTAVALQRRGVELKERLRLLRGRRTAALGFGVPLTLAFLVPFVAVLLMPGAVAGATLMARDLRGETSADDSEENGQEGGNLPSAGGDQEVHHLRQST
- a CDS encoding serine/threonine-protein kinase, translating into MSVSCGLGERVVAYDGSEQADHELIGGRYRLGERLGQGGMGVVRRATDELLGRQVAVKTLALDSGADPAGALREARVVAQVRHPHVIVVHDVVEHRGQPALVMELVDGGSLADRLAAGEVLSPQETARLGLDLLDALCAAHARDVLHRDVKPANVLLEEGTGRAVLTDFGIASLPGATTLSRTGVFIGTPEYTAPERMRGDDAGPASDLWSLGALLCAAATGTSPFRRDSIGAVLHAIVYEEIRPSERMGPLVPVVQGLLERDPDRRLGAAEARRLLAACAAGPQPAPDPHPPTARDTARDTTPEPRHPAAAPADPSRRGGLALPFVVAAVAASVAAVTVAVLLAGRDEPPAGAGPSPTGGRSSSATPAPVPAGYTAVRDERGFTLAVPAGADRSTDGERVFYTTGDGAVWVGIRIRAIPPGGAIGVMRTADAAGPKTNKGYRDATVEETRHKGLPAARWEFTWDGFTGAEGPRHTVDLCWEQAGTLYDLWASAPVGRAAEARRHFDTALESFRTTDG